One segment of Carya illinoinensis cultivar Pawnee chromosome 13, C.illinoinensisPawnee_v1, whole genome shotgun sequence DNA contains the following:
- the LOC122290832 gene encoding uncharacterized protein LOC122290832 isoform X1 produces MKFQLGDFIDWNEDMKEGGSNMADEGGEMLETRRRSVRIWALEEEKKKKKKTTSTVEDKQQKASVTNSNPLLTAGNESESLAALKTNSIAGVPHSQHSQVQEDQHKEQQHARPPTFKQYDRRRVKRKRLEDVVVSSPAYFSPAQEEENDPNHESTSIRNDHRASSSSLQRLPEKRVLEFVIDILQRRDTYEIFAQPVDPEEVEGYYRIIKEPMDFGTMRAKLQEGMYTSLEQFEHDVFLISNNAMHFNSSTTVFYREARSIQELAQRVFHALKTDPENFVHEFSLTKKRPGRKPQGEAAGPSTKRARYGKVKLGAAPRRNTKTERLFDLNSHFEQRQNKIPSGSGAGFGTERRQTYKPPRETESIFSSQYDLPKPLIHIIDGELGYKESLMEFVKDLGPTAQMVANRKLEKYKQIEASNRQFQAQATSASTPSWLAPPPSLTFAPNYLDGVNNGEIPQSILHNLPGDYLDDANKRLDVHGDVFKGENAQTSCGINTHDAAYKGKMVCTDSRMDMDNTFFIGMAPSSDIMGTSGDLRRVNPHFSTIKAVKIAYPEEVAPNTRGKIDIFGSSKGKQICTDESMNLLHGNDRYDTTHQNQYGEMWYGSHFPLSGIENTNTPAGDGITNTCDKYQTIDMMAEFNQPRNQMQPDELANVLHSRLQELMSGNSSVMTSQAAKVSVQDTTFLNRLGSQEEGRVNREQAAQSLEWPRSTTPQTNRGFPSTVQMQLNKDRLVGRSTILRERTPHLRASQLVAAQKMAVLHAMSFYDKATPESHQAEDSQRQSSSDNSKQLDLALQL; encoded by the exons ATGAAGTTTCAATTGGGGGATTTCATTGACTGGAACGAAGATATGAAAGAG gGAGGGAGTAACATGGCGGACGAGGGAGGAGAAATGCTAGAAACGAGAAGGAGGAGCGTCCGAATATGGGCATTggaggaggaaaagaagaagaagaagaagacgacgtcGACGGTGGAGGATAAACAGCAGAAGGCAAGCGTCACCAATTCCAACCCTCTCTTGACTGCAGGGAACGAGAGTGAGTCATTAGCTGCATTGAAAACCAACTCCATAGCTGGAGTCCCGCATTCTCAGCATTCTCAAGTGCAAGAAGATCAGCACAAGGAGCAGCAGCATGCTCGTCCCCCCACTTTCAAGCAGTACGACCGCAGGAGGGTGAAGCGCAAGAGACTTGAAGACGTAGTTGTTAGTTCTCCTGCTTACTTTTCTCCAGCACAG gaagaagaaaatgacCCAAACCATGAAAGTACTTCAATCCGCAATG ATCATCGAGCAAGTTCTTCATCTCTACAACGATTGCCAGAAAAACGGGTACTTGAGTTTGTCATCGATATACTGCAAAG GAGAGATACATATGAAATATTTGCCCAGCCAGTTGACCCCGAAGAG GTGGAAGGATACTACAGAATCATTAAAGAACCAATGGATTTTGGCACAATGAGGGCCAAGCTTCAGGAAGGAATGTATACAAGCTTGGAGCAATTTGAG CATGATGTGTTTCTGATTAGCAACAATGCAATGCATTTCAATTCATCGACCACCGTATTTTATAGAGAG GCTCGTAGTATACAAGAACTGGCCCAGAGGGTTTTTCATGCTCTGAAAACTGATCCAGAAAACTTTGTGCATGAGTTTTCTCTGACAAAAAAACGCCCCGGGAGGAAACCCCAAGGTGAAGCCGCAGGTCCAAGCACTAAGCGTGCTAGATATGGCAAGGTGAAACTTGGTGCTGCGCCAAGGAGGAACACCAAAACAGAACGACTGTTCGATTTGAACTCTCATTTTGAGCAAAGACAGAACAAAATTCCTTCTG GATCTGGAGCTGGGTTTGGAACAGAAAGGCGTCAAACATATAAGCCTCCCAGGGAGACTGAGTCGATATTTTCATCACAATACGATCTCCCGAAACCTCTCATTCAT ATTATTGATGGGGAACTTGGGTACAAGGAAAGTCTGATGGAGTTCGTTAAAGATTTGGGACCAACGGCTCAAATGGTAGCCAATaggaaattagaaaaatataagcaGATTGAAGCTTCAAATCGTCAGTTCCAGGCTCAAGCCACTTCTGCAAGTACTCCAAGTTGGCTAGCTCCTCCACCATCTCTCACGTTTGCACCTAATTATCTCGATGGTGTGAACAATGGTGAAATACCTCAGAGTATCCTCCATAACTTACCTGGGGATTATTTAGATGATGCCAACAAACGATTGGATGTTCATGGTGATGTTTTCAAGGGAGAAAATGCCCAAACCAGTTGCGGCATTAATACCCATGATGCTGCCTACAAAGGAAAGATGGTCTGCACCGATAGCAGAATGGACATGGATAACACTTTCTTCATAGGCATGGCTCCCTCCTCTGACATAATGGGAACTAGCGGTGATCTGCGAAGGGTAAACCCTCACTTCAGTACCATAAAGGCTGTCAAGATTGCTTACCCGGAAGAAGTAGCTCCCAACACACGTGGAAAGATCGACATTTTTGGTTCATCCAAAGGAAAACAAATCTGCACAGATGAAAGTATGAACCTTCTGCATGGCAATGATCGATATGATACTACACATCAAAATCAATATGGAGAGATGTGGTACGGTTCACATTTTCCCCTCTCTGGAATTGAAAATACGAACACTCCTGCTGGGGATGGGATCACAAACACGTGCGACAAGTACCAGACTATCGATATGATGGCAGAATTTAACCAACCACGGAACCAGATGCAGCCGGATGAATTGGCCAACGTGTTACATTCGAGGCTGCAGGAGCTGATGTCAGGAAACTCATCTGTTATGACTTCACAAGCCGCAAAGGTGTCGGTTCAGGACACTACTTTCTTGAATCGATTAGGCTCACAGGAAGAGGGTAGAGTTAACAGAGAACAGGCAGCGCAATCCCTGGAATGGCCCCGATCCACAACTCCGCAAACAAACCGTGGTTTCCCAAGTACTGTGCAGATGCAGCTTAACAAGGACAGACTCGTCGGCCGAAGCACAATATTGCGTGAGAGAACACCACACCTGCGAGCATCACAGCTTGTAGCAGCTCAGAAAATGGCCGTGTTACATGCAATGAGTTTCTATGACAAGGCTACTCCCGAAAGCCACCAAGCGGAGGATAGTCAACGACAGTCCTCATCGGATAATAGCAAGCAGCTTGATTTGGCTCTTCAGCTGTGA
- the LOC122290832 gene encoding uncharacterized protein LOC122290832 isoform X2 yields MKFQLGDFIDWNEDMKEGGSNMADEGGEMLETRRRSVRIWALEEEKKKKKKTTSTVEDKQQKASVTNSNPLLTAGNESESLAALKTNSIAGVPHSQHSQVQEDQHKEQQHARPPTFKQYDRRRVKRKRLEDVVEEENDPNHESTSIRNDHRASSSSLQRLPEKRVLEFVIDILQRRDTYEIFAQPVDPEEVEGYYRIIKEPMDFGTMRAKLQEGMYTSLEQFEHDVFLISNNAMHFNSSTTVFYREARSIQELAQRVFHALKTDPENFVHEFSLTKKRPGRKPQGEAAGPSTKRARYGKVKLGAAPRRNTKTERLFDLNSHFEQRQNKIPSGSGAGFGTERRQTYKPPRETESIFSSQYDLPKPLIHIIDGELGYKESLMEFVKDLGPTAQMVANRKLEKYKQIEASNRQFQAQATSASTPSWLAPPPSLTFAPNYLDGVNNGEIPQSILHNLPGDYLDDANKRLDVHGDVFKGENAQTSCGINTHDAAYKGKMVCTDSRMDMDNTFFIGMAPSSDIMGTSGDLRRVNPHFSTIKAVKIAYPEEVAPNTRGKIDIFGSSKGKQICTDESMNLLHGNDRYDTTHQNQYGEMWYGSHFPLSGIENTNTPAGDGITNTCDKYQTIDMMAEFNQPRNQMQPDELANVLHSRLQELMSGNSSVMTSQAAKVSVQDTTFLNRLGSQEEGRVNREQAAQSLEWPRSTTPQTNRGFPSTVQMQLNKDRLVGRSTILRERTPHLRASQLVAAQKMAVLHAMSFYDKATPESHQAEDSQRQSSSDNSKQLDLALQL; encoded by the exons ATGAAGTTTCAATTGGGGGATTTCATTGACTGGAACGAAGATATGAAAGAG gGAGGGAGTAACATGGCGGACGAGGGAGGAGAAATGCTAGAAACGAGAAGGAGGAGCGTCCGAATATGGGCATTggaggaggaaaagaagaagaagaagaagacgacgtcGACGGTGGAGGATAAACAGCAGAAGGCAAGCGTCACCAATTCCAACCCTCTCTTGACTGCAGGGAACGAGAGTGAGTCATTAGCTGCATTGAAAACCAACTCCATAGCTGGAGTCCCGCATTCTCAGCATTCTCAAGTGCAAGAAGATCAGCACAAGGAGCAGCAGCATGCTCGTCCCCCCACTTTCAAGCAGTACGACCGCAGGAGGGTGAAGCGCAAGAGACTTGAAGACGTAGTT gaagaagaaaatgacCCAAACCATGAAAGTACTTCAATCCGCAATG ATCATCGAGCAAGTTCTTCATCTCTACAACGATTGCCAGAAAAACGGGTACTTGAGTTTGTCATCGATATACTGCAAAG GAGAGATACATATGAAATATTTGCCCAGCCAGTTGACCCCGAAGAG GTGGAAGGATACTACAGAATCATTAAAGAACCAATGGATTTTGGCACAATGAGGGCCAAGCTTCAGGAAGGAATGTATACAAGCTTGGAGCAATTTGAG CATGATGTGTTTCTGATTAGCAACAATGCAATGCATTTCAATTCATCGACCACCGTATTTTATAGAGAG GCTCGTAGTATACAAGAACTGGCCCAGAGGGTTTTTCATGCTCTGAAAACTGATCCAGAAAACTTTGTGCATGAGTTTTCTCTGACAAAAAAACGCCCCGGGAGGAAACCCCAAGGTGAAGCCGCAGGTCCAAGCACTAAGCGTGCTAGATATGGCAAGGTGAAACTTGGTGCTGCGCCAAGGAGGAACACCAAAACAGAACGACTGTTCGATTTGAACTCTCATTTTGAGCAAAGACAGAACAAAATTCCTTCTG GATCTGGAGCTGGGTTTGGAACAGAAAGGCGTCAAACATATAAGCCTCCCAGGGAGACTGAGTCGATATTTTCATCACAATACGATCTCCCGAAACCTCTCATTCAT ATTATTGATGGGGAACTTGGGTACAAGGAAAGTCTGATGGAGTTCGTTAAAGATTTGGGACCAACGGCTCAAATGGTAGCCAATaggaaattagaaaaatataagcaGATTGAAGCTTCAAATCGTCAGTTCCAGGCTCAAGCCACTTCTGCAAGTACTCCAAGTTGGCTAGCTCCTCCACCATCTCTCACGTTTGCACCTAATTATCTCGATGGTGTGAACAATGGTGAAATACCTCAGAGTATCCTCCATAACTTACCTGGGGATTATTTAGATGATGCCAACAAACGATTGGATGTTCATGGTGATGTTTTCAAGGGAGAAAATGCCCAAACCAGTTGCGGCATTAATACCCATGATGCTGCCTACAAAGGAAAGATGGTCTGCACCGATAGCAGAATGGACATGGATAACACTTTCTTCATAGGCATGGCTCCCTCCTCTGACATAATGGGAACTAGCGGTGATCTGCGAAGGGTAAACCCTCACTTCAGTACCATAAAGGCTGTCAAGATTGCTTACCCGGAAGAAGTAGCTCCCAACACACGTGGAAAGATCGACATTTTTGGTTCATCCAAAGGAAAACAAATCTGCACAGATGAAAGTATGAACCTTCTGCATGGCAATGATCGATATGATACTACACATCAAAATCAATATGGAGAGATGTGGTACGGTTCACATTTTCCCCTCTCTGGAATTGAAAATACGAACACTCCTGCTGGGGATGGGATCACAAACACGTGCGACAAGTACCAGACTATCGATATGATGGCAGAATTTAACCAACCACGGAACCAGATGCAGCCGGATGAATTGGCCAACGTGTTACATTCGAGGCTGCAGGAGCTGATGTCAGGAAACTCATCTGTTATGACTTCACAAGCCGCAAAGGTGTCGGTTCAGGACACTACTTTCTTGAATCGATTAGGCTCACAGGAAGAGGGTAGAGTTAACAGAGAACAGGCAGCGCAATCCCTGGAATGGCCCCGATCCACAACTCCGCAAACAAACCGTGGTTTCCCAAGTACTGTGCAGATGCAGCTTAACAAGGACAGACTCGTCGGCCGAAGCACAATATTGCGTGAGAGAACACCACACCTGCGAGCATCACAGCTTGTAGCAGCTCAGAAAATGGCCGTGTTACATGCAATGAGTTTCTATGACAAGGCTACTCCCGAAAGCCACCAAGCGGAGGATAGTCAACGACAGTCCTCATCGGATAATAGCAAGCAGCTTGATTTGGCTCTTCAGCTGTGA
- the LOC122292307 gene encoding uncharacterized protein LOC122292307 isoform X2 encodes MAYRRRQQGLMSRHSDIVVDEGGDDDDEGEEEEGEGEREARHGIRKPQPHRDSSSLAAKAIRASSAYRDSSLSSAYGHSSRSPNPAPTSSSPSVSLQDSRPSEYTSMKSLNESKHGFWGALARKAKAILDEDSVPQQIQTPESIRPHVPGTTPTGKYQNSSHSDERRQKIETPKFQKGLGAIASSLNYIGGTIGNALEEGMTIVESRTADIIQETRKHIRKKPGGYEVQNEASNHSSTWQHPQMQSHIQTDQELQLKASRDVAMAMAAKAKLLLRELKTVKADLAFAKERCAQLEEENKILRENRERGRSLEDDDLIRLQLETLLAEKARLAHENSIYARENRFLREVVEYHQLTMQDVVYLDEGSEEVTEVYPVMVPPGSNLNSVSSASSPQLSSALPSGALRK; translated from the exons ATGGCGTATAGAAGGAGGCAGCAGGGGTTGATGTCGAGGCATTCGGACATTGTAGTGGATGAgggtggtgatgatgatgatgaaggagaagaagaggaaggagaaggagaaagagaagctAGACATGGAATTCGGAAGCCTCAGCCTCATCGGGATTCCTCGTCGCTTGCAGCCAAGGCCATAAGAGCGTCTTCTGCCTACCGGgactcctctctctcctctgcttATGGCCACTCTTCCCGCTCTCCCAACCCCGCACCCACATCTTCTTCTCCCTCCGTCTCCCTCCag GATTCAAGGCCATCTGAGTATACATCGATGAAAAGTTTGAATGAATCCAAACATGGATTTTGGGGTGCTCTGGCTAGAAAAGCTAAAGCAATTCTTGACGAGGATAGTGTACCCCAACAAATTCAAACACCTGAAAGTATAAGGCCACACGTGCCTGGTACAACACCAACGGGCAAG TACCAAAATTCGAGTCACTCAGATGAGAGACGTCAAAAAATAGAAACTCCTAAATTTCAGAAGGGGTTGGGTGCCATTGCATCTTCTCTTAATTACATTGGTGGCACCATTGGTAATGCCTTAGAG GAGGGTATGACAATTGTGGAGAGTCGGACTGCAGACATCATTCAAGAAACTCGTAAGCATATCAGGAAGAAGCCCGGTGGTTATGAAGTGCAGAATGAGGCATCAAATCATTCTAGTACATGGCAACATCCACAAATGCAATCCCATATACAAACCGACCAAGAACTTCAGCTGAAGGCATCTCGCGAC GTTGCAATGGCAATGGCTGCAAAAGCGAAGCTACTTCTTCGGGAGTTGAAGACTGTCAAAGCAGATCTGGCTTTTGCAAAGGAGCGATGTGCTCAGCTggaggaagaaaataaaattcttcgGGAGAATCGTGAAAGGGGAAGGAGTCTAGAAGATGATGATTTA ATTCGGCTTCAACTTGAAACACTTTTGGCAGAGAAAGCAAGATTGGCACATGAAAACTCAATATATGCGCGAGAGAATCGCTTTCTGAGAGAGGTGGTTGAATACCACCAGCTCACAATGCAGGATGTTGTATACTTGGATGAGGGCAGTGAAGAGGTCACTGAAGTCTATCCCGTCATGGTTCCCCCAGGTTCAAATCTAAACTCTGTTTCCTCAGCATCATCTCCACAACTATCCTCTGCACTTCCTTCTGGGGCTCTCCGCAAGTGA
- the LOC122292307 gene encoding uncharacterized protein LOC122292307 isoform X1, with product MAYRRRQQGLMSRHSDIVVDEGGDDDDEGEEEEGEGEREARHGIRKPQPHRDSSSLAAKAIRASSAYRDSSLSSAYGHSSRSPNPAPTSSSPSVSLQDSRPSEYTSMKSLNESKHGFWGALARKAKAILDEDSVPQQIQTPESIRPHVPGTTPTGKVGYQDFTPKYQNSSHSDERRQKIETPKFQKGLGAIASSLNYIGGTIGNALEEGMTIVESRTADIIQETRKHIRKKPGGYEVQNEASNHSSTWQHPQMQSHIQTDQELQLKASRDVAMAMAAKAKLLLRELKTVKADLAFAKERCAQLEEENKILRENRERGRSLEDDDLIRLQLETLLAEKARLAHENSIYARENRFLREVVEYHQLTMQDVVYLDEGSEEVTEVYPVMVPPGSNLNSVSSASSPQLSSALPSGALRK from the exons ATGGCGTATAGAAGGAGGCAGCAGGGGTTGATGTCGAGGCATTCGGACATTGTAGTGGATGAgggtggtgatgatgatgatgaaggagaagaagaggaaggagaaggagaaagagaagctAGACATGGAATTCGGAAGCCTCAGCCTCATCGGGATTCCTCGTCGCTTGCAGCCAAGGCCATAAGAGCGTCTTCTGCCTACCGGgactcctctctctcctctgcttATGGCCACTCTTCCCGCTCTCCCAACCCCGCACCCACATCTTCTTCTCCCTCCGTCTCCCTCCag GATTCAAGGCCATCTGAGTATACATCGATGAAAAGTTTGAATGAATCCAAACATGGATTTTGGGGTGCTCTGGCTAGAAAAGCTAAAGCAATTCTTGACGAGGATAGTGTACCCCAACAAATTCAAACACCTGAAAGTATAAGGCCACACGTGCCTGGTACAACACCAACGGGCAAGGTGGGATATCAAGATTTTACGCCAAAG TACCAAAATTCGAGTCACTCAGATGAGAGACGTCAAAAAATAGAAACTCCTAAATTTCAGAAGGGGTTGGGTGCCATTGCATCTTCTCTTAATTACATTGGTGGCACCATTGGTAATGCCTTAGAG GAGGGTATGACAATTGTGGAGAGTCGGACTGCAGACATCATTCAAGAAACTCGTAAGCATATCAGGAAGAAGCCCGGTGGTTATGAAGTGCAGAATGAGGCATCAAATCATTCTAGTACATGGCAACATCCACAAATGCAATCCCATATACAAACCGACCAAGAACTTCAGCTGAAGGCATCTCGCGAC GTTGCAATGGCAATGGCTGCAAAAGCGAAGCTACTTCTTCGGGAGTTGAAGACTGTCAAAGCAGATCTGGCTTTTGCAAAGGAGCGATGTGCTCAGCTggaggaagaaaataaaattcttcgGGAGAATCGTGAAAGGGGAAGGAGTCTAGAAGATGATGATTTA ATTCGGCTTCAACTTGAAACACTTTTGGCAGAGAAAGCAAGATTGGCACATGAAAACTCAATATATGCGCGAGAGAATCGCTTTCTGAGAGAGGTGGTTGAATACCACCAGCTCACAATGCAGGATGTTGTATACTTGGATGAGGGCAGTGAAGAGGTCACTGAAGTCTATCCCGTCATGGTTCCCCCAGGTTCAAATCTAAACTCTGTTTCCTCAGCATCATCTCCACAACTATCCTCTGCACTTCCTTCTGGGGCTCTCCGCAAGTGA
- the LOC122292306 gene encoding E3 ubiquitin-protein ligase RNFT1-like has translation MESSATASNSPSSSSSGNGSSSNGGGISRRYRIQVAASNIIHGSLAALLEYSGIVLGGGRAGRSNSQETEYVQVGNNDDERSPRSSLEEEQEEEEEVSIRIIGPAEAEHQRFSAHPHIPANPAVVSLSDHANSGGTAGTGTSTSSYDIQHLARWIEQVLPFSLLLLLVLIRQHLQGFSVTLWIAAVMFKSNDILRKQTALKEERKISVLLSISLVFMLHVVCVYWWYPSNDLLYPFVLLPPKVIPPFWHAVSIVMVNDIMVRQAAMAFKCILLMHFKNSRGWDYRKQGQMLTLVEYLLLLYRALLPTPVWYRFFLNKEYGSLFSSLTTGLYLTFKLTSVVEKVQSLFAALRVVSHKEVHYGSYATSEQVNAAGDLCAICQEKMHAPILLRCKHIFCEDCVSEWFERERTCPLCRALVKPAEIKSYSDGSTSLSFQLF, from the exons ATGGAGAGTTCCGCCACAGCTAGCaattctccttcttcttcttcttctgggAATGGTAGTAGCAGCAATGGAGGTGGCATTTCTCGCAGATATAGAATTCAGGTGGCGGCTTCTAACATCATACATGGGTCTCTGGCTGCCCTTTTGGAGTATTCGGGTATTGTGCTTGGTGGAGGAAGAGCAGGCAGGTCCAATTCTCAGGAAACGGAGTACGTGCAAGTTGGTAACAACGACGATGAACGTTCACCCCGGAGCAGTCTTGAGGAGGAgcaggaggaggaagaggaggtctCCATCAGGATTATTGGCCCTGCAGAGGCAGAGCACCAGCGTTTCTCTGCTCATCCACACATTCCTGCAAATCCTGCTGTTGTATCACTCTCGGATCACGCTAATTCTGGAGGCACTGCAGGCACCGGCACCAGCACCAGCAGTTACGATATCCAGCACTTGGCTCGCTGGATCGAGCAGGTTCTGCCTTtttctttgcttcttttgctCGTCTTGATTCGTCAACATCTCCAAG GTTTTTCTGTCACTCTTTGGATCGCTGCCGTAATGTTCAAATCTAACGATATTCTAAGAAAGCAGACCGCTCTTAAG GAGGAGAGAAAAATCTCTGTTCTTCTCAGCATCTCTCTGGTGTTTATGCTTCATGTCGTTTGTGTTTATTGGTGGTATCCGAGTAATGACCTACTATATCCCTTCGTATTACTTCCCCCAAAAGTGATACCTCCGTTTTGGCATGCTGTATCCATCGTCATGGTAAACG ACATTATGGTGCGGCAGGCAGCAATGGCCTTCAAATGTATACTTTTGATGCATTTCAAGAATAGCAGGGGCTGGGATTACCGCAAACAG GGTCAAATGCTAACTCTTGTAGAGTATCTCTTGCTGCTCTATCGTGCTTTGTTGCCTACACCGGTTTGGTATCGgttctttttaaataaagaatatgGAAGTCTTTTTTCTTCGTTAACTACGGGGTTGTATTTAACCTTCAAGCTTACCTCAGTAGTGGAGAAG GTCCAATCCTTATTTGCTGCATTGAGGGTCGTGTCACATAAGGAGGTGCATTATGGATCTTATGCTACATCCGAGCAG GTCAATGCAGCAGGGGATCTCTGTGCTATCTGCCAGGAGAAGATGCATGCTCCAATTTTGCTTCGCTGCAAACACATATTCTGTGAAGACTGTGTATCAGAATG GTTTGAGCGAGAAAGAACATGTCCATTGTGTCGAGCCTTGGTTAAACCGGCCGAGATCAAATCTTACAGCGATGGATCAACTAGCTTGTCTTTTCAGTTATTTTAA
- the LOC122292308 gene encoding uncharacterized protein LOC122292308, with protein MLFRMRGFAELDCADEMRIEQTSLVMVVSLLCVLGWLPLLNAQLPGISARSLDAILQDYAFGAIAVRPKTGLPYDARLPSNLSGIAVSAMRLRSGSLRTRGVTSYKEFQIPIGVLEQPYVERLVLVYQNLGNWSSSFYPLPGFSYLAPVLGLLAYNGTDLSASNLPELDITASSHKPILIKFLNLSSSPDGLSPKCVFFDLHGSVQFDNMLSGDACSATQQGHFSVVVESPAPSPAPSGGEVPPPATAAGKRKSTVWIVLASLGGGLVLLAMLALLFKWLRRRIQGKKVQQMEWAADRGQTLQTKTIGNSKAPFAMGTRTRPVLENEYVP; from the coding sequence ATGCTATTCAGAATGAGGGGATTTGCTGAGCTCGATTGCGCAGATGAGATGCGGATCGAACAGACCAGTCTTGTTATGGTTGTGTCGTTGCTGTGCGTTCTCGGCTGGCTTCCACTCCTCAATGCACAACTCCCGGGGATCTCTGCACGCTCGCTAGATGCGATTCTTCAAGATTATGCTTTCGGGGCCATCGCCGTCCGCCCCAAAACAGGCCTTCCTTATGACGCCCGCCTTCCCAGCAATTTATCAGGAATTGCCGTTTCGGCAATGAGGCTTCGAAGTGGTAGCTTGAGAACCAGAGGTGTTACTAGCTACAAGGAGTTTCAGATCCCCATTGGTGTTTTGGAGCAGCCTTATGTTGAGAGGCTTGTTTTGGTATACCAAAACTTGGGCAACTGGTCTTCTTCTTTTTACCCTTTACCCGGGTTTTCTTATTTGGCTCCTGTTCTGGGTCTACTGGCCTACAATGGTACCGATCTATCTGCTTCAAATTTACCTGAATTGGATATAACAGCGTCCTCCCACAAGCCCATCTTGATAAAGTTCCTAAATTTGAGTTCATCTCCTGATGGGTTGTCACCAAAGTGTGTGTTTTTTGATTTACATGGTTCAGTGCAGTTTGACAACATGCTATCCGGAGATGCATGTTCAGCAACTCAACAAGGACATTTCTCTGTAGTTGTCGAATCTCCTGCTCCATCTCCAGCTCCCTCTGGGGGGGAGGTTCCGCCTCCTGCTACTGCCGCCGGAAAGAGAAAATCTACAGTGTGGATAGTTCTTGCATCTTTGGGTGGTGGGCTTGTGTTGTTGGCTATGTTGgctttattatttaaatggcTGAGAAGGCGTATACAAGGGAAGAAGGTGCAGCAAATGGAATGGGCTGCGGATAGGGGTCAAACCTTGCAGACGAAAACAATTGGGAATTCCAAGGCTCCATTCGCAATGGGAACTCGAACACGACCAGTGTTGGAGAACGAATATGTGCCTTAG